The Oreochromis niloticus isolate F11D_XX linkage group LG13, O_niloticus_UMD_NMBU, whole genome shotgun sequence genome has a window encoding:
- the LOC100692737 gene encoding phosphoglycerate mutase 1: MAAYKLVLIRHGESNWNQENRFCGWFDADLSETGEKEAKRGGQALKDASFEFDICYTSVLKRAIRTLWLVLDGIDQMWVPVHRTWRLNERHYGGLTGLNKAETAAKHGEAQVKIWRRSFDIPPPPMGPDHDYYTIISKDRRYAELTEDQLPSCESLKDTIARALPFWNEEIAPQIKQGKRVLIAAHGNSLRGIVKHLEGMSDEDIMELNLPTGIPILYELDKNLKPVKPMQFLGDEETVRKAMEAVAAQGKAKK, encoded by the exons ATGGCAGCCTACAAATTAGTGCTGATTCGTCACGGAGAGAGCAACTGGAACCAGGAGAATCGCTTCTGTGGGTGGTTTGATGCAGATCTGAGCGAAACAGGTGAAAAGGAGGCGAAGAGAGGAGGACAGGCCCTAAAAG ATGCTAGCtttgagtttgacatttgcTACACCTCCGTGCTGAAGCGGGCCATCAGGACACTGTGGCTGGTTTTGGACGGCATTGACCAGATGTGGGTGCCTGTTCATCGGACATGGCGGCTAAACGAGCGTCACTACGGAGGCCTGACGGGGCTAAATAAGGCAGAGACTGCTGCCAAGCACGGAGAGGCTCAGGTGAAGATCTGGAGGCGCTCATTTGATATCCCACCTCCTCCCATGGGTCCAGACCACGACTACTACACTATCATCAGCAAG GATCGTCGTTATGCAGAACTGACTGAGGACCAGCTTCCTTCCTGTGAGAGCCTTAAAGACACCATTGCACGGGCGCTGCCCTTCTGGAATGAAGAGATCGCCCCTCAGATCAAACAGGGAAAGCGGGTGCTGATCGCCGCCCATGGAAACAGTCTGAGGGGGATCGTCAAGCACTTGGAGG GAATGTCAGATGAAGACATCATGGAGCTGAATCTGCCAACAGGGATCCCTATCCTCTATGAGCTCGACAAAAACCTGAAGCCAGTGAAGCCAATGCAATTTCTTGGAGACGAGGAGACTGTACGCAAAGCCATGGAGGCCGTTGCTGCTCAGGGAAAGGccaagaagtga
- the marveld1 gene encoding MARVEL domain-containing protein 1, which translates to MPPQPPQPQVRGNILKFLRSFMGITRILQIVFGACLWVTIAANKYGGSIHFVLFVAVFFWLLTLALFFLTLLDKQDLVPLLGGDRWSCTNLAHDVFASVLYLPAIGVMIYNTDRNSFCNLPQYKHPCLYKVYLTAAVFACFSCLAYLLSVIFGACRKCQRG; encoded by the coding sequence atGCCACCCCAACCTCCCCAGCCGCAGGTGAGGGGGAACATCCTGAAGTTCCTCAGGAGTTTTATGGGAATTACGCGGATCCTGCAGATCGTGTTCGGAGCCTGCCTGTGGGTCACCATCGCCGCCAACAAATACGGGGGGTCTATCCACTTCGTGCTGTTCGTCGCTGTCTTCTTTTGGCTCCTCACCCTGGCCCTTTTCTTCCTCACCCTGCTGGACAAGCAGGACCTCGTGCCTTTGCTGGGAGGGGATCGCTGGTCGTGCACCAACCTGGCGCACGACGTGTTCGCCTCGGTGCTCTACCTGCCGGCCATAGGCGTCATGATCTACAATACCGATCGAAACTCCTTCTGCAACTTGCCTCAGTACAAGCATCCATGTCTGTACAAAGTCTACCTGACAGCCGCTGTGTTCGCCTGCTTCAGCTGCCTGGCTTACCTCCTGTCCGTTATTTTTGGAGCGTGCAGAAAGTGTCAAAGAGGGTAA
- the LOC102080000 gene encoding arginine vasopressin-induced protein 1: MPPLPVFLWMDSGPASPSSSMLAGRSTLWRLSERRSRKAGSANIFSNVNLWQLQRLFRAAGDQDAEQRAQLIWGHGDEAELAKALIGLRARSHRKGLRTNGRDALGTHWLRAFSHLRIGESSPSSQGKDPSEESDSEAGAQSSPEPRRHTSVGTGRVAGSSVVLNESQDPAMTPEKPVRSNSVLRRGGENKPERYLHRILH, translated from the exons ATGCCACCTTTGCCCGTGTTTCTCTGGATGGATAGTGGACCCGCCTCACCTTCTTCCTCCATGTTGGCGGGCCGTTCCACATTGTGGCGTCTGTCTGAGAGGAGGAGCAGAAAGGCCGGCTCAGCGAACATTTTCAGCAATGTGAATCTGTGGCAGCTCCAGAGGCTCTTCAGGGCAGCAGGGGACCAGGATGCGGAGCAGAGGGCCCAGTTAATTTGGGGCCACGGAGATGAGGCTGAACTTGCTAAGGCCTTAATAGGACTGAGGGCCCGAAGCCACCGCAAAGGGCTGAGGACTAATGGAAGGGATGCGTTGGGCACACACTGGCTGCGAGCCTTCAGCCACCTCAG GATTGGGGAGAGCTCACCAAGTAGCCAGGGGAAGGATCCCAGCGAGGAGAGTGATTCTGAGGCAGGAGCACAGAGCAGTCCAGAGCCCCGAAGACACACCTCAGTAGGAACAGGAAGAGTAGCAGGGTCCTCAGTGGTACTAAATGAGAGCCAGGACCCTGCAATGACACCTGAGAAACCAGTCAGATCCAACTCAGTACTGAGAAGAGGAGGGGAGAACAAACCAGAGAGATACCTCCACCGAATACTCCACTGA